The following nucleotide sequence is from Tribolium castaneum strain GA2 chromosome 5, icTriCast1.1, whole genome shotgun sequence.
GTTCCTGCATATCTGCAACAATTTTCACACTTGATCAAACGCGCAAATTAGCCTCAGTTCCAAAGTTCACCAACCACAAAAAATCCTATCTAAAAATTAGAACACCTCTGTTTATCGTCATTTCACAGCAGCATCTCAAAAACAGATTAAAATATATTGgccttattaaaaattactgctAGTAATTAAGCCATCtagtgaataatttttcagcaaaaatcgatcatttaaaatgtttcatttACGAGTACAATGCTCtcttaatttttgagataagaTCACTTGTAATTATGCATCAGTTTAAATACGTCATCagttcaaaattaaatgtcCTTGCTTAAACTTTTCCACCTTCTATTTCTACATTCTCACGGTTTTTATCTCGTAAAATCATAGCAAGAGAAAATCCTCGAACAAGtcgatttttttctcttattaccagaaagataaagatgtgtactatctaaaacagtgaaaatgatggctgtcattaaaaaaagataaaaatgacaTCATCAATCCaattcgaaatttaaaaagatatggattttgtgcgttacttttggttcaatCAGCAAAATCCATTAATCAGCCAAGTAGTATTtagttgatttaaaataaaaaaataaatgatataaCATTATTCTTTATGCAgaggatgaaaaaaaaaaaatacactaatGTAcccattttattttctattttgtattttacgtTTGACTAGGATTTGGTAGTTTTTAGTTTCATTTATTCTGGGTTTCTTTATTGAATATTAGCTTTCAGACCTTTTTTCTTACAATTCTTATCAtacaattacaattaaaatactctgcctaattttgattttttaagttggtcACCTTagctaattaaaataaaattagagaCTGTCACTAAAAAGTGGTTATCAGTACTAGAGTTATTTAAATGAAgataatcaacaaaaaactgtcGCTGCAGCTGTCgtatttgaattaatttcacTTTGAGTAGTCTCTTCTTTGgtcatttgaaacaaaataaatattcgaAATTACCGCAAAGCACCTAAAACAAATTAAGATATGTACGTTAATTCTCACAAGAagtagtttttgtcgatttgcCAACATGTGCAAGCTTAAAGTTAACACCGTCATGGCCAATTGGGCACACTTTCAACATTTCTCAAGTGATTGTTGCCATCATCgtcaataaaagtaaaaagttttCACATTTCCTTGGCGCAGCTAAAGGTCAAATCCATTACATCACTGACAAATTAATCgttgcatttttgataagttaatcGTGTGAGTAAAATACGaccacaataaataataagaaaatattCCCGAAAATACACATGCGTATTAGAGCCGGTACCGGCGGAATTGCCTCCATTTCCTGCCATCTAACCTCAATCGAATTACGTAAACGAATTCAAACCGGAATCTGCCTCGGCCCAAATatggataaaaataattcgcTACGTGATAAACTTTCTGacccaaaattttgagaaatttgaaCGCTAGAACAAGACACACGTACCTGCGAGGAAATCTGCTTGTGCGGTGCTTTAGGACTGTCGAGAAGAGGCACAGGTGGAGTAGTCAAATCGAAACTTGGACTGAATTTGATATCTTTAAAGTCGTCTTCGAGCGGTTCAGTCTTTGGTTTGGCAGGTGGGACGTACTCAGGACAGAGGAACACCTCGATCTCCCCCGTGTCGCTCTTCAATTGAATACTGTATTTATCGTCCTCTTTGGACGCGGTTTTGACCGATAAATGCGTTTTCGGGGGCGCTTTGACCACGATGACCGTGTTCTGCTTGAACTTCTCTATCGACCTCAGGTCCTGATACGTGACAAACCCGTGCTTGTCGTTGTTCAACCCGATCAGCTGCTTAGCCACCGTGTTGATCATTCGGTTGAGGTCGTTTTCCTGGTTCTCCAGGTCCTGCAGGTCCTTGGTGAGTTTGAGGAACTTTTCGTTGTCTTTCCGACTGGCTTTCCACTGGATGTTGTTCTTGGACTTTTTCTCAATAATGCCAATGCCCTCCAACACGTTCGTGATGTCGTAAATCCGGCGCTTTTGCACGTTGAGCTGCTGCGAAGCCTTGTTCAGATCGACAACCCCATTGGGGGATTCCTCAAGCAGTGCCGAGAACTTCTGCGTGAGGAGCCCCAAGGACGTGTCATAACGCGTGTTTTTCTTCGTGGGGGTGAGCCGTTTTTGCTTCCGGGGCTGCGGCGGCTTGAACTCCTGCTTCAGAGGCACCACTCTCCCCCGCTCGAGTTCGAGGTTAAGTCTGCGTTTAACGGGCGCAGTTGCGTTCGGAGCCGCCGACGGGAGCAACTGGTTTTGCGGCGTGGCCCCATAGCCGTGGTCCAGCAAGTGGGGGCTGGTCACCAGCTCGGACTTGACGATGCCCATGTCGGGGGTTGTCTCGGACATGGCAGCTCTGTACCCCCTGGGGCTTTCCGTGCGGAGGAAAGGACGAGGCATTATAGCAAATCAAATCATTAAAATTGACGTGGTGGCCGATCTGCTGGAAAACAGACGCATTTACAACCGTTGGAATGCGAAAGGGGAGGGTCTAACGCATCCCGGAATAACTAACGATTTTTCGGGGGAGACGGCCAAGCGGGGCGCGCGTCCCCATCGGGGGGCAGATCGGGGCCTGGAGGAAGGGCCGGGCGCCCCCGAGGCGGGGGTTCCAGTGAGCTTACCCCGAAAATCCACGCCACCCTTCCTCAAAGACCAACCGCCATCACTCGACACGAAGCCCGAAATTACCGGGGATAAAGGGGGACTGGGGCCTACCTGGCAGCTCGGGCCTCCTTGCGAGGGTGTCTTGCACTGTCTTACTGGCTCAAGGGAGGGATTTCCGAAAACACCGGCTCAAAAACGAGATGTTCCGGAATACTAAACAAAATGGTTTCCAAACCACTTTATACAAAGCAGCTGGGTTCGCGGCGACAAACTCGGCCTCAACTGCATCGGGCCTCGGCtaataacgaaaattttacCAGATTCATGTTCCGCAAAGTGTGGGCTTTCACGCGGCGTTTGTGGATTTGCGATAGGGGGGCTAGGCGgctcacaaaaaattattgaaattgcTTACGATTTTGCCAAGCGTGTACAAGTACGCACTGGTTACAAAACATCTGCCATCTGTACCGGGCATTGGCGCCAACAGGCGCGCCTGCGCATCACCACTCATCTCAGATGtttgaagaatatttttattttcatttcctACCTGGATTTTTGGGGGTTTTCGGGGCGCTAGCGCGCCCAAGGCGACCACAAGTGCAAAaaagaatgtttttttaaggtaATGAGTGGTGTTAAGGCTCCAGATTGGGGCACATTGCGTATTTTATGCCCGAAAATTCGTAATCTCTTTGACAGCGAGAGAGATAGCAAATGTAAACAAATATGGCAGTTGGAAGGCGGGGGAATCGAAGCATAAATATCCAGATACGGTCCTTATGTCATCGTCTTCCAGGGGGTCTCTGATGCCTCACCGGGCCTCAGTTTGGATAAttacttgaattttttgtcaCGCTTATGTAACCATTGCCGTTTATTTCGCCGTTAAATAATGCAGAGCAAGCGCACGTTTTAAAGAAATTGAGCCAAACATGTTCAAAAATTCCTACTTTTTATCCAGAATTTATTCTAATTCAAAATTCGTCTTGGAATAGTTCAATAAGAACCATTCCTCCAATTTCgtcttaatgtttttattacatttaataataaattcactATTGAGGGCCAAAATTAagtggtcttttttatttgattttttgtaatgcCAAGTACATCCCCATAAATTAGTAAAGCATTAGAGTGAAAAGTATTCTCacctttgaaaaaagttttaccTGATGTGCACGATCAATTTTTCCCCTCTGGAttatcatttaaaataaaggtaTCACAGGGGGTGAACTGCTCTACATAATGGTACAGACACTAAAATGGGGATGTTGAGAAAATATCCCCTCTGCCATCTGCTTTCCCTTTTTCTTCAGGCGGTGCTTTGATTACTTACCttgtattattttgaaattctgaGCAGCTGATGTGAGAATAGAATAATATCGATTATTATTATCCGTTCGTTTCAACTAAAAAATACCTTTCTAAATTTACAACATGAAATGCACCTTCAAATTCCTCTCTGCTTTATCTCTGTCTTCCTAGTGCGAGAAATGAGCAgtccaataaataaaaaagaactggaaaaatatttctattctCGTTCTCGTTTGAGCATATTGTGAAATTAATGGGAagaatttaatataaattatgtCTCTGGCGTTAATTGCTACGATTATGGacttgttttcttcttttacaCCACGTTTTATACTATAAAAACCGTagatttgtaataaaaagaatagtaatttttgtattaagtgcgcgaaatgagtgtttttttaatggcgcctgagaatgttattttagtcgagaccgccaggtcgagacctaaaagacattcgaaggcgccattaaaacatgaatttcgccacgaaatacaaacaacgttttttctacagcctccagatgaagaaaaaagtaacagaaattagttggaacaaaatggtctgataaatcgagttgcttgcatggttacgatgataaataaaagtgatagttgcgaaaaatttgtcacaataggtatttttgttgaagaagtgtgatggattttagcagcgaaaacgaaatagatgcaattgcaagcgcggcagtgtcgaatcttttgcctgctaaatcaagaccgcagtacgaaaaaacgtatcttcagtttcggcagtggtgttctatgaaaaagattgatcaagtaacggaaaatgttttgttggcgtatttggaagaaaagtctaccaccttaaagccaccaacactctgggccctttatgcgatgttgaaaGCCACCTTAAACGTTAAAGAGAATATCGATACACGTAAGTTTCCGAAGTTAGTGCCCTACCTGAAAAGCAAAAGCGTAGGTTACAGAAGCAAGAAGTcgcaaattttagacaaagaagacattagcaagtttattaatgaagcagatgacaagatatatttactgatgaaggtaaacttatcatattagtgtaatacaaatcaaaacaactcgttttatttatagactgTGCTAATTTTGGGTATATCGGGAGCCCTTCGACGTGaagaattagttaaaatgaagctaactgacatagaagataaacagtctgtcttaattgtgaaggtgcctgatacaaaaacccactgcgaacgaatatttactgtttcaaatttagaaaatatagaaattgtcagaaaatatAGAGCTTTGCGGCCTCCACGGGCGACTAGTgaccgtttatttttaaagtataccaacggaaaatgtgtgaatcaaaatgttggaattaacaaaatcggagagataccaagtttgattgcaaagtggcttaacaaagacgaacctaaaaaatatactggtCACTGCTTCAGAAGAAGCTCTGCCACTCTTTTGGCGAATGCTGGAGGTgatctaatttcaattaaacgtcATGGGGGCTGGAGAAGCAGCACAGTGGCAGAAAGTTACATCGAGGactctttgaataataaaattgaaattgccaataaaattcaaccttcttcctccacagaagaaaacaaaatcactcAACCTTCTACATCGGCTTCTTTTAATGGCGAAAATAACTTTCATTTACAAGCGTCTTCACTCAGGCCTCTGGGGATAAACGGGGGCACGTTTTCGTcatgcacatttaattttcatatgtcaaagtaaatatctattattattgttttgtaatattgttctgtataattataaaacctttaaaactacctctcattatcgatccgtctcttcatttcggttgctgttgatgtcttttcgtgttactaaaattgtaacagaaataagttggaacaaaatgatctgaaaaatcgagttgcctgcacagttaaaaaatattattttttcactgtgaaaccgtgaaaaaataatattttttcacagtgaaaaaacgtcaaacttcgcgcataggtaaccatgcataaatgtcacgattttttgacggctgtagaaaaaatacgtttttttatgaaagaaagaaagaaaaacacGGGATCTGAAGCTACCTACATGCACATTTAACGGAACTACTGTAGCTTACAGCTTTGGTATTTTGTATTAAACATaaaagttttaacaataatttaaaaccaaTATACTCGAAAAATTGACAACGGTTTCCTACATTCTTATGTaggtattataattattattatttttatttatctaccTATTACATAttgagtttttgttaaatgttattgGATGAGTGATCAAATATTCTAAAAC
It contains:
- the LOC656396 gene encoding transcription factor E2F2; this translates as MPRPFLRTESPRGYRAAMSETTPDMGIVKSELVTSPHLLDHGYGATPQNQLLPSAAPNATAPVKRRLNLELERGRVVPLKQEFKPPQPRKQKRLTPTKKNTRYDTSLGLLTQKFSALLEESPNGVVDLNKASQQLNVQKRRIYDITNVLEGIGIIEKKSKNNIQWKASRKDNEKFLKLTKDLQDLENQENDLNRMINTVAKQLIGLNNDKHGFVTYQDLRSIEKFKQNTVIVVKAPPKTHLSVKTASKEDDKYSIQLKSDTGEIEVFLCPEYVPPAKPKTEPLEDDFKDIKFSPSFDLTTPPVPLLDSPKAPHKQISSQICRNLSFTKDPVVSARTPLSVQNPFTYNNVLTSSQEPAPGEVDPLRLSPYASLVDGYPTCLDSSSLKMGTLPLINDNEVLGPMMGPYSMHTGNIQTGYTVDSFFSNEPFLHLEPPAMHSEYNFSLDANEGLRDLFDFL
- the LOC135265212 gene encoding uncharacterized protein LOC135265212 isoform X1: MDFSSENEIDAIASAAVSNLLPAKSRPQYEKTYLQFRQWCSMKKIDQVTENVLLAYLEEKSTTLKPPTLWALYAMLKATLNVKENIDTRKFPKLVPYLKSKSVGYRSKKSQILDKEDISKFINEADDKIYLLMKTVLILGISGALRREELVKMKLTDIEDKQSVLIVKVPDTKTHCERIFTVSNLENIEIVRKYRALRPPRATSDRLFLKYTNGKCVNQNVGINKIGEIPSLIAKWLNKDEPKKYTGHCFRRSSATLLANAGGDLISIKRHGGWRSSTVAESYIEDSLNNKIEIANKIQPSSSTEENKITQPSTSASFNGENNFHLQASSLRPLGINGGTFSSCTFNFHMSK
- the LOC135265212 gene encoding uncharacterized protein LOC135265212 isoform X2: MDFSSENEIDAIASAAVSNLLPAKSRPQYEKTYLQFRQWCSMKKIDQVTENVLLAYLEEKSTTLKPPTLWALYAMLKATLNVKENIDTRYRSKKSQILDKEDISKFINEADDKIYLLMKTVLILGISGALRREELVKMKLTDIEDKQSVLIVKVPDTKTHCERIFTVSNLENIEIVRKYRALRPPRATSDRLFLKYTNGKCVNQNVGINKIGEIPSLIAKWLNKDEPKKYTGHCFRRSSATLLANAGGDLISIKRHGGWRSSTVAESYIEDSLNNKIEIANKIQPSSSTEENKITQPSTSASFNGENNFHLQASSLRPLGINGGTFSSCTFNFHMSK